The nucleotide sequence CACATGTGGCAGTCTTGGGACGACTTGTGGGAGTCGATGCTGACCTTtaaccatgtgggtcctggggaaggagctcagcaagtgcctttgcttgatctttattcttttttaaaaaaaattatttatttattatgtatacagtgtatgcCTGCACTATAGGCCAGAATAGGGTACTGGAAcgcattatagatggttgtgagccaccatgtggttgctgggactagaactcaggacctgtggaagagcagccagtgctcttaacctttgagccatctctccagtccctgatctTTATCCTGTGAGAAAGGTCtcctgccaggtgtggtggcacaggcctttaatcccagcactcagatctctgtgagttcgagggcagtcCAGTtttcacagcaagttccaggacaagcagggctacacaggggGACattgtcccaaaacaaaacaagatcacCAAGACGGGTAACAACAAACACGCACATCTGCACCAGTAGACACacagaacaaacaacaacacccCCAAAAACATCTGGGctaagagaaggcaaaagacgCTAAAGCCCAGGGGGAGAGCTTGGTGGGGCTGTGGGGGCAGCAGAAGCGGGAAGGGACATGGGGCTTGCAGGTAGGGCCCACCAGCAGACCCTGCCAGCCGCCTTCTATTACAGAGGATGACTCCAACTCCTACGAGAACGTGCTCATCTGCAAGCCCGGCGCCCTGGACTCCGGTAAGGCAGGGCAGGGGCCGGCAGCCCGAGCTAGGCTCGCCCTCATGAACAGGAAGTGAGTTCCCAAGACTCAGCTTTGCCTGTGTTCTCCATGTCTCTGCTACTTTTGGGTCAAGTTCACCCAAAGGAGGAGCTGGCCCCTGGCTCCCTGGACCTACTCAgtgtccccatcccctccctcAGGTGGCGAGGACGCCGAGGATTACCAGAACTCACTATCCATCCGAGAGTGGAGAGAATCCAGGAGGACTGTGGGTCTGTCTCCCATGGGCAGAGGCCACCACAAGTGcaggctggggtggtggtggtgggatccactccagcaggcagcaggagggtCGGCCTGGGTGGGTTCCCCTCCAGCCAATCAGGCTAGCTTCACAGTGGAGCCTCCATTGTTCGCAAGGCCACAGAACTCCCCTTGGCAGCAGCGTGGCCTCCAGAGCTGGTCACCCAGTCTTGAAGCAGGAGAATTTCTGAAAACACAGCAGGGACAGGCTGTGTCACCAAGAGTCCTGTGCAACATGACACCTCCCCTGTGTCATCTGTGGGGTCTTGAGCATGCTGGCTGGGGACCAgcagtggtgtgtgtctgtgaactgtGAACAACCACCCGTCCTGATCCGTAGGTGCACCCGTGTTCCCATCAGGGAGCCCAGATGAGGAGCCAGATTACGTGAACGGGGATGTGGCTGCTGCCGAGAACATCTAGGGGAGAATCAATCGGAAGAAGGTACTGCACCCTGTGGCTACTCAGAAGTGAAGGGTCCAAGTGCAGGGAGGAGCCTCGGACTCATGACTAGCCCACTGCGTGCACATCAGCTCTTAGGACTAGAAGGGAgatgctgggcgatggtggtgcacgcctttaatcccagcactcgggaggcagaggcaggaggatctctgtgagttcaagaccagcctggtctacagagctagttccaggacaggctccaaagccacagagaaaccctgtctcgaaaaaccaaaaaaaaaaaaaaaagggagatgcTTACTGAAGTCCACCGGTCCACTTCCTGTGGGACTGGGGGACCCAGAAGAGTTAGGGTTACCCAGGTGATAGGAGGAAGCATATACATGGTCGTGGCActggagatgattttttttttgttattgtttttttgtttttcaagatagggttttccagctgggcggtggtggctcacacctttaatcccagcactcgggaggcagaggcaggcagatctctgtgagttcaagaacagcctggtctacaagagctagttccaggacaggctccaaagccacagagaaaccctgtctcgaaaaaccaaaaaaaaaaaaaaaaaaagatagggttTTCCAGTAGCTATctagtcagtcctggaactctgtagaccaggctggccttgaactcacagagatccacttgactctgccactgcccagctcagagaTCTGGTCTTAAATAATAGAAAGGAAACTtgacagatggctcagtgtaaGCATAGGAtgtgagttcggatccccagcacaCACCCGTCAtctggtgctggggaggcagatctcagggctcactgaccagccagcccaGCACAAACAATGAGCTCTACAGGGATAATGGTACAGCAAGATATTCaaagttgacttctggcctccctaTGGACATGGACCTGTACACACAGGTGCACCtatcagacacacatgcatgcgcgcaTGTgcgcatgtatgcacatgcacacacacacacacacacacacacacacgaatagataaaaggaaagatgcaaaaagaaaataggaggccaggccgtggtggtgcatgcctttaatcccagcactcgggaggcagaggcaggtgaatccctgtgagttcgaggccagcctggtctacaagagcttgttccaggacagctaggactgttacatagggaaaccctgtctcaaaaaaaccataaaaagaaagaaagaatcagataaacaataaaacagataAGAAAATTCAATATACCagacatagtggtgcacacctttaatcccagcactcaggagacaggcaggcagatctctgagttccaggacatcctggtctacagagtaataccctgtctcaaaaaaaatcccaaaaccaAAAATGTAATATGTTCCCTGGTAAGAAGCCTTGGTGATGAACAACCAGGAGAACGGGGCTGTAACTTGAGATGGGGTGGTGGAGACTAGgattttcttcctcctcattGGGAAGGACATCCCTGGAACAGCCGTAAGGAGTTGGCAGAAGCAAGATACTTGTCTTTAGTAGAGGGCATGGGAGAGGTTGGTGGTCAGCCAGTGCCGGCATTGGATTTATTGACAGACAAGAGGGACAGTGGATCTGGGTcttgctcccttctccctcctacCTTCTACCACACTTGGcaagcttttctctctctctctctctctctctctctctctctctctctctctctctctctctctcttcacagtgttcatagtagctttgtttGCAATCcttacaggcttttttttttaagatttatttatttagaatagtgttctgtctgtgggccagaaaagagcatcagttctcatcatagatggtgtgagccaccatgtagttgctgggaattgaactcaggaccttaggaagaacagccagtgctcttaactgctgagccatctctccagccccctggcaaactttcctttatgttttgttGAAACaggttctttttttcctctttctctgtagctttggagcctgtcctggaactagctcttgtagaccaggctggcctcgatctcacaaagatctgcctgcctctgcctcccgaatcatgggatgaaaggcgtgcgccaccactgcccagccatgcctgtctttttatgtgggttctaaaAATTGAATGCAGGTCCTCACGCTTATGTAAGAAGTACTTTACTGACGGAGACACCTCTCCAGGCGCCAACCTTTGCCTCCtaactctcttctctcttgaaGGGCCCGAGGGAATTGTGATTTGAAGCATTCATTGCCTGCTGAAGCCTGCTTGCCAGGAACGCTCAAGCTTCAGACCTGGCTGTGGCTGCTCTTGGGAGACGTTCCAGAACACCCTGACACACAGCCTGCCAGGAACGCTCAAGCTTCAGACCTGGCTGTGGCTGCTCTTGGGGGACGTTCCAGAACACCCTGACACACAGCCTGGGAGACCCTGGGACTCATCAGGGCTACAACCTCCAAGCAATGCCCTGAACTTTTCTGGGGACAAAGCAGGTGCCTGGGGACATTGGCTGTGCTAACTAGAGGCCCAAGACTGGAGGGAAGCTGAGTCCCCAGTACCACATCTAAAACTTGGCACGACAAAATCACTCACATTGGTCTCAAGCttgcaatcctccagcctcagccctagtgctgggatcacagggtgTATCACTACCTTGTatcttttttccttgtttgaaCCTCAAATTGTTTCTGGTCATATCACCTGTTTCTATGGTTAACTTCTATTGTTGGAGCCATATTTAATAGTGTCAATGTCAGGGGGACTTCCTGTCTTTCAGAGAGCATTACATGAACTAACTTTAACAGATGAACGGGGTGTAGGGTAACCTTGGGTCTCCTTGTTCCTAGTGGGCTCCAGTCTGCTCAGATTTATCGACCATTCCTGCAGGGACGTTGTGGGTCAGTGATAGGGAAACAAAACTAGTCCTCATCAACCATCAATAAACCACGAGTTCAAGAGCAGGCCCTGCCACATCTGTCTATAGTGTCCACAGGGCCGAGCAGGCCCTGCCACATCTGTCTATCTATCGTGTCCACAGGCCCTGccacatctgtctgtctaccgTGTCCACAGGCCCTGCCACATCTGTCTATCGTGTCCACAGGCCCTGccacatctgtctgtctaccgTGTCCACAGGCCCTgccacatctgtctgtctatcgtGTCCACAGGCCCTGCCACATCTGTCTATCGTGTCCACAGGTCCTGccacatctgtctgtctaccgTGTCCACAGGCCCTGCCACATCTGTCTATCGTGTCCACAGGGCTGAGCAGGCCCTgccacatctgtctgtctatcgtGTCCACAGGCCCTGCCACATCTGTCTCTATCGTGTCCACAGGGCTGAGCAGGCCCTgccacatctgtctgtctatcgcGTCCACAGGGCTGAGCAGGCCCTgccacatctgtctgtctatcgtGTCCACAGGCCCTGCCACATCTGTCTATCATGTCCACAGGGCTGAGCAGGCCCTGCCACATCTGTCTATCGTGTCCACAGGGCTGAGCGGCTGCCTCTGTTGCTCTTCATTCTTGGGTTTTTGAAGGTAGTCacactgggtagccctggctgcctgggaacttgctatataaatcaggctggccttaagatTCGTATGATTCCACTTCTgggtactgggactaaaggcggcAGCACGCCTGGCCTGCGGTTTGAGAACACTGTGGGTATAGCACATGTGAGTGCCAGTTGCGTTCTGAAGGAACCAGAACACTTGGGCGTTCATACAGACCTTTGTCAGCtgcccttgagtgctgggaacccagctaGGGTCCTCCGGAACCTAGCTCAGGCTCAACCCCTAGCCACATCGCTCCTGTTTTCTGAGCAAGTGTCTGTCATTGAACTTGTAGCTTGCTGATTGGGTAGACTTGCTGGACAGGGAGCCCCAGGTACCCTGTCTCCAATTTGCCAGCACGAGGAACATAGGCGTCCACCACTCAGGTGGCTTTTACTTGGGTGCTATGGATTCAAACTTAGGTTCTCATGCTAACATAGCAATCacttacccaccaagccatctcccttACTGTGTGCAGGCATGGTCAGAGGCCAGCTCTGTGACGCTGGGGCTCCTTCCACCTTCAGGAGGGCTCCAGGGACAAAACTCAGGTCAACAGGTTTGCGTGACAGGTCCCTTTAccagctaagccatcttgccagcaccCTTTTGTCGTGAGTCACACTCTGTAACCCAGCCCGGCTGGTACTGAACTCATGACAATCCTTTGCATCAgcatcatgggtgctgggattataggtctgtgccaccacaccaggctctgGTAAAGACCTTTGCCAGAAATGAAGATCAcgttgttctttttttctttcgagacaaggtttctctgtgtaacagtcctggctgtcttggaactcacactgtagaccaggctggcctcgaattcacagggattcacctgcctctgcctcctgaatgctgggattaaaggtgtgtgattaaaccactaccacctggtttatGATCAAGGTTCTTACTTAATAGAAAGGACCCTGAAGTCCAGAGAATGGGCTGTGTACTTCATGTCCAGTCCCTTTCCCCCGGACACCACAAATTCATTCTGAGAGGAAAAATGCTGTAAGTTAGTATATTAGAAGAAACACCTAGAACCCAATTGTTAGACACTGACACAGGAGGCTCTTACGTTTTTAGGGTGGCCTGGACTCACTTTTTAACAGGGGCTAGTCTGAACTCAGCCCGAGTGCTTGGCATTATGGGTTTGTGGGACTGGGGAGGTGGTTAGGGTGTTCTGGTTATTCttacagaggccctgggtttaattccgAGCACCCATATGGAGGTCTACAAGTATCTGCAACTTCAGTCCCAAGGGACtcaatgtcctcttttggccttcatgggtactgcatgcacacagtgcacaggcaaggcaccaacacacacagacaaatcaaccttaaaaaaaaaatcactaatacacattaatttgaaaaattatgGTGTGTGCTACTGTACCTGGcttcatttcttaaatttatttttataattttacttattattgtgtgtgcatgtatgcagggCCCAAATGACATCTTTTATTGAGAcaagtctctctatgtagttcttgagctcgcagagatcctcctgcctgtctccaagcactgggactaaaggtgtgcgccactgcacTCTGCGCACAGAGAACGTCTGTCTCTGTGGTGTCAGCTCTCTTCTGCCTCTTGTGGGCTCTGGAGATGGCATGCAGGTGGTCAGGTGCCAGGCCAGCACTTCACCCGCTGTGCTCTCGCTGGCCGCGGGCACTGTTTCTACTAGCAGGGGACACCAGGCCGAAGCAAGACGCTGGTTTTCTCAAGGCCTCAAGCAGTTAAGCATTACAGGTCAAAATCCTGAGACTGAGGAGGTTGGGGACCTTCCCGACACGCCCCATATCAGGCCTGCAGGTGAATTCAGATAAAAGAGCAGAAGTGGAAACCCTGAGCTCAGTCACACAGCCGCCAGTGTGCTCAGGTcccagccccagcactcaggaggcagaagcaggagggtcagcaGTTCAAGGTTAGGCACAGCAGcaggggttcaaagccagcctgggctacaggagaccctgttcTCCCAGAACAAAAAACGAAGTGAGCATGTACTATGATGTCTTGGGCACATCTCCCACGACTGGACAGCTGGACATCAGTGTCTCAGTGGCAAGGACCCTCCTCATTTCATCTCAACTGGCCACTGGAGCCATGGTCTTCTGACACAGCCTGGCCAGGAGCCCAGCCATCTGCAGCAAGGAGTTCACACCTTCCGCCACTTTCATGTGAGTGTATCCAATCTCCTGAAACACAAGTTCAAGGAACCAGTGGGTTAGCCGGGAGTGTGGGCTCCTTTCTATCTAAACTGTAGACGGTTCAAAACCAATGACCTCAAAATGCACCACAGTAAGAGGACGAACCTGGCTTCACTCAAGTTTAGCTCATGCTGGAAAAGGGTGTTCCAGGCAAAGGgagcaaacccagggcttccagcactgagctacagccccagtctGCTAGGGTCTCACATAGGCCAGGCCAGTTTTAAAGCccctatatagctgaggatagcCCTGAGCTTCTGagtctcttgcctctacctccaaggTATGAAACTACTGGCAAACAAAAGGACACCCagtttttttgctgttgttgttttgaaacaaagtctcactgCGGAGCACTGAGggtgagcaccaccacacctagtctCACTGCGGAGCACTGAGggtgagcaccaccacacctagtctCACTGCGGAGCACTGAGGggagcaccaccacacctagtctCACTGCGGAGCACTGAGGTGAGCACCATTACACCTAGTCTCACTGCGGAGCACTGAGGggagcaccaccacacctagtctCACTGCGGAGCACTGAGGggagcaccaccacacctagtctCACTGCGGAGCACTGAGggtgagcaccaccacacctagtctCACTGCGGAGCACTGAGGggagcaccaccacacctagtctCACTGCGGAGCACTGAGGGTGAGCACATCACACCGAGTCTCACTGCGGAGCACTGAGGggagcaccaccacacctagtctCACTGCGGAGCACTGAGggtgagcaccaccacacctagtctCACTGTGGAGCACTGAGGggagcaccaccacacctagtctCACTGTGGAGCACTGAGGggagcaccaccacacctagtctCACTGTGGAGCACTGAGggtgagcaccaccacacctagtctCACTGTGGAGCACTGAGGggagcaccaccacacctagtctCACTGCGGAGCACTGAGGGTGAGCACCATTACACCTAGTCTCGCTGTGGAGCACTGAGGggagcaccaccacacctagtctCGCTGTGGAGCACTGAGGggagcaccaccacacctagtctCACTGTGGAGCACTGAGGggagcaccaccacacctagtctCACTGTGGAGCACTGAGGGTGAGCACCATTACACCTAGCAGCACCCATCTTATGCAGGGCTGAAGACCAACCCAGGGCTCTGCACACTCGAGGTGTGTACTCTCCCAACTGAGCCACCCCCtgtcaaattcttttttgttgttttgtttttcaagacagggtttctctgtgtagccctgaaactcgctttatagaccaggctggcctcgaattcagagatccacctgcctctgcctcccaagtgctgggattcaaggcgtgcatcaccactgcccagctctagtCAAATTCATTAACCAAGGTTAAATGTACACTTGTCTGAGCTGGTGGTCTCACACCTAGGAACCCAACCATGTAGAACAAGAACCTGGCAGCCAGGCTATCTTGTGCGTGCCAGCATGCACATTTTAGTTACAAATGCCTTTCCTAGAGAACAAGTGACCAcaacacagccacacagcagaatactgttcaGTGATAAGGGCCAGGCAATGGGCACGCTACAGCAGAGCTGGAGGGCACTATGCACTGAAGAGGCCAATGCACGCTAGTGTGGTAGCGCACGCCTGTAGCCCCAGCTTGTGCTACACTGTAAGGCCTTgtctaaaaataaagcaagaagccACTAGACTCAAAAGGTGGCAAAAGCGCACGAGGCATTCCTGAGCTCTGACTAACCTTGATGAATTCCAGTTTCAAGTATTCGGCCATCGGAAAGGTTTTACACACTCGGAAAATGTTCCCGATGACGTCCTCTGGTGAGTAGCCCAGGTGCCACAGGTGAGCAAGAATCTAAATGAAAGACAAAACAGGCTCTGAACACCGTGACAGGGAAGGGAGATGGAGTTGGTCCTACAATGGTCCTAGCCCATCACCATCAGCTTGGACCGGGTGACCCATGAGGCTCTGAGGAACACCTGAACCTTATGGAGGTGCTGGTGGCCCCATGGATGCCTTGTGTCACCCAGCCCTCTGATCACACAGGAAAGTTAGCCCGCTTTCCCAGCAGGTGCCTGTCCTCAACTACGGGCATGATGGTCTGACATCCTGCCTACATCATGTCCCTACCCAGAGCTTTCCAGGTGGAATTCCTCACTGCTGGCTCTCCCAGGCTCAGTAAGGACCAGACGACCTAAGCAGGGCAGGATTCCATTAGCcctgtgtctccctccctccccgtcCTCTTCCCCCAGTCTGGGGCTGTGTCTAAAGAGTCCATTGAGCTTTGGCAGCTTGGGGTGGATTCTGGTAGTGTTAGGATTAGCCTTGTTCTTCCTTCAGTAACCAGCCTCTGTCTGTACCTGTTTCCCTGcccaaccctgccctgcccctAGTCAACTGGACTAGCAGCTGACgtgcagattaaaaaaaaaaaagtaaagtaaagtGTGTTATGTTAGCCCCACGCCCTCAGCACCACAAGCTGCCATGCCTCCCGCCATGATGGGCTGCAGGCTCTCCAAGCAGATCCAAGTAAAGCCTGCTGCTCCTGAGCCGCTTCTGTCAGGTTCTGAGTGACGAGCAAAGTAAAAAGTCCACCCGAAGCCAAGGGTGATTTTAAGGGTCAAGGACAGTGGTGCGGAGTCCTGGTGGCACCATGGAAGCCAGGGGAGGAACAAGGGCCCACCTTATAAGCCTCATCGATGTTGGCATCCACGCAGTGCTGGATCATCTCCTTCACCAGCAGGGGGTGGGGCTCGTCACAGACCTGAGCAAACACCAGGAGAGGCAGCATGAGGCCCCAAGGACTAGTCAGTACCAACTCTCCAACAACTAGAATGGGATTTGGGAACTCTTCTCACTTCCACAGACAGCCCCAAATATGGCAGCTCCTGATGCCATGGTTACATTTCTCATTTCCGAAATGAACGAACCACAAAGCAGGCAAAGGCCCCAAAGACTCTCTTCCTGGGTGGTATTAATGGCATGGAGCTGTGCATAGTGACACACGCCTGTGTCCTAGGTGCTGTGCACAGTGACAACGCCTGTATCCTAGGTGCTGTGCATAGTGACACACGCCTGTGTCCTAGATGCtgtgcacagtgacacacacctgtgtcCTAGGTGCTGTGCACAGTGACACACGCCTGTATCCTAGGTGCTGTGCACAGTGACACACGCCTGTATCCTAGGTGCTGTGCACAGTGACACACGCCTGTATCCTAGGTGCtgtgcacagtgacacacacctgtgtcCTAGGTGCtgtgcacagtgacacacacatgtatcctaggtgctgtgcacagtgacacacacctgtgtcCTAGGTGCTGTGCACAGCGACACACACATGTATCCTAGGTGCtgtgcacagtgacacacacctgtgtcCTAGGTGCtgtgcacagtgacacacacatgtatcctaggtgctgtgcacagtgacacacacctgtgtcCTAGGTGCTGTGCACAGTGACACACGCCTGTATCCTAGGTGCTGTGCACAGTGACACACGCCTGTATCCTAAGTGCTGTGCACAGTGACCACGCCTGTGTCCTAGGTGCTGTGCACAGTGACACACGCCTGTATCATAGGAGCTGTGCACAGTAACAACGCCTGTGTCCTAGGTGCtgtgcacagtgacacacacatgtatcctAGGTGCTGTGCACAGTGACACACGCCTGTATCCTAAGTGCTGTGCACAGTGACAACGCCTGTATCTTAGGTGCTGTGCATAGTGACACATGTCTgtatcctagaactcaggaagaGCTTAGTGGGGATGGaacaaactctgtctcagaaaaaaaaaaaaaaaaccaaaccaaaataatacCCAAAACACCCCAGAGGATCTcaattcaaggccagtatgggctATATATTGAGACCTGTCTCTAAAATGAGTAAGTTggggatggtggtgcatgcttgtaattcccgatgtgggaggtggaggttcaaggccagcctgggtacacagcctgggccacagacTCGGtcaagaaaagaggagaagagagtggGATGGGATGCGAGGGGAAAGGGGGGACAGaagacaggggaggggaggagaaaccAGAGCCCAGCCCACAGCACAGGGGAGCTCTGCGGGGAGGTGGTGAGGGAGGGCATCAAGGAAGACTGCTGAAGGCTAGCGTGGATCTGCCCATCTGGCACCACTCACATGTGGACCCCCCCAGACCCTCCCACTGGTCCCTTGGGCACGAGAGACAAAGCTGTGGTGGGAAGAATGAGCATGGCCGCGTGGCCCACTGTTGGAGAGCAGCCCCAAGCCCTATACCTTGAACACATTCTCGCTGTTGATATAGCCGAATCCCGAGAAGGTTGACTGCAGGTTGTTCAGTGCCTGGAGAAGGCAAGGGATACGTCAAGGGCCAATATGTCTTTCCCGGTCCTGCCTCTCAGAGAGCCAACGCCCACCCCCCAGACTTGGTACAACACTCACTCCTCAACCTCAGCTTGAAAAGGCAGTGTCCTGGCTGTTCTTACGCCaccttgacacacaaactagagtttctgaaaggagggaccctcaactgagaTCCTTCATAAAATCCAGCTGTAAaccattttcttaactagtgtttgatggggagggcccagcccatgctggtggtcctgggcgctgtaagaaagcaggctgagaagccatggggagcaagccagtaagcagcaccctccacggACTCTTCATCGGCCTCTACACTGctcgagttcctgccctaacttccttcGGTGaggaacagcaatatggaagtataagccaaataaaccctttcctccccaacttgttttggtgatggtgtttcatcagagcaatagaaaccctaaccaagacaggcAGCAACAGTCACCCACCGAC is from Microtus pennsylvanicus isolate mMicPen1 chromosome 1, mMicPen1.hap1, whole genome shotgun sequence and encodes:
- the Rfc2 gene encoding replication factor C subunit 2 isoform X2, with product MFAQQKVTLPKGRHKIIILDEADSMTDGAQQALRRTMEIYSKTTRFALACNASDKIIEPIQSRCAVLRYTKLTDAQVLTRLMNVIEKENVPYTDDGLEAIIFTAQGDMRQALNNLQSTFSGFGYINSENVFKVCDEPHPLLVKEMIQHCVDANIDEAYKILAHLWHLGYSPEDVIGNIFRVCKTFPMAEYLKLEFIKEIGYTHMKVAEGVNSLLQMAGLLARLCQKTMAPVAS